A stretch of Paenibacillus peoriae DNA encodes these proteins:
- a CDS encoding SdpI family protein, whose protein sequence is MKFRTPWSLTDVLTTLIALSPAIGAILLYDRLPNVLASHINFNNTADGYTSKSGSIIMLVLLGLVPLVIRLARHMDPNRANYEKFSKAYEVTRAGVSVVLAVAGWGMLLYNLNIRLQMNAIILGLIGLMLMMMGNYMTQVQPNYTFGIRTPWTLSNPEVWRKTHRFGGPMMMLGGASALVAAWIGGMAGVVIFLTVLIISVISPVLYSYLLYRKLNK, encoded by the coding sequence ATGAAATTTCGAACACCTTGGAGCTTGACGGATGTTTTGACAACTTTGATTGCCTTATCACCCGCCATAGGCGCTATACTGCTGTACGACCGGCTTCCCAATGTTCTAGCCTCGCATATTAACTTTAACAATACAGCAGACGGGTATACGAGCAAAAGTGGTTCTATTATCATGCTCGTGTTGTTGGGCCTAGTCCCGCTGGTCATTCGATTGGCACGCCACATGGACCCCAACAGAGCTAATTATGAGAAATTTTCAAAAGCCTATGAAGTTACGCGTGCAGGTGTTTCTGTAGTTCTCGCTGTAGCTGGATGGGGAATGCTGCTGTATAACCTGAATATACGACTGCAAATGAATGCTATAATTTTAGGGTTAATAGGCCTGATGCTGATGATGATGGGGAATTATATGACTCAGGTACAGCCGAACTATACGTTCGGTATCCGCACGCCGTGGACTCTGTCTAATCCCGAGGTATGGCGTAAAACGCACCGTTTCGGGGGGCCTATGATGATGCTTGGCGGTGCTTCAGCGTTGGTGGCGGCATGGATCGGTGGAATGGCGGGAGTAGTCATTTTCCTAACCGTACTGATCATATCCGTTATCTCTCCTGTACTCTATTCTTACTTGTTGTATCGTAAGCTAAACAAGTAA
- a CDS encoding carbohydrate ABC transporter permease → MAQKQKGSLSALLVVLFILFAGFALFPLFAVTLASFKPSTELLRYGLNLKLEWDIMSLKNYAFIFQGTTDYFQWYWNSIVITVLFTVLCLILSAMVGYGLEMYRFRLKNVIFTLVLVVMMIPVEIIMLPLYKLMIGMKLINTVWGVILPFVVAPIPIFFFRQYLSGVPKDFMDAARVDGCSEYGIFVRIMMPLMAPAFAAMAILQAMNSWNNFLWPMIVLRTNDMLTLPIGLSSLLTPYGNNYDVLIAGSVLAILPILVVFLFFQRYFIEGMTAGGVKG, encoded by the coding sequence ATGGCTCAGAAACAAAAAGGCTCATTATCCGCATTGCTCGTTGTCCTGTTCATTCTGTTTGCCGGGTTTGCCCTGTTTCCGCTATTTGCCGTGACGCTTGCCTCGTTCAAGCCATCTACGGAGCTGTTGCGCTACGGCTTGAATCTTAAGCTGGAGTGGGACATCATGTCCTTGAAAAACTATGCGTTCATCTTTCAGGGGACGACGGATTATTTTCAATGGTACTGGAACAGTATTGTTATTACCGTCTTGTTTACGGTGTTATGTCTGATATTGTCCGCGATGGTGGGCTATGGTCTGGAGATGTACCGTTTTAGATTGAAAAATGTGATTTTCACACTGGTGCTGGTTGTAATGATGATTCCGGTAGAAATTATCATGCTGCCGCTCTACAAGCTAATGATCGGCATGAAGCTGATTAATACAGTATGGGGTGTAATTCTACCCTTCGTCGTCGCGCCGATCCCAATCTTTTTCTTCCGTCAATATTTGAGTGGAGTACCCAAGGATTTTATGGATGCTGCGCGGGTTGACGGCTGTTCAGAATATGGCATTTTCGTACGCATTATGATGCCTCTAATGGCGCCTGCATTTGCGGCAATGGCTATTTTGCAGGCGATGAACAGTTGGAATAACTTCCTGTGGCCGATGATTGTATTGCGGACCAACGACATGCTGACACTGCCCATTGGACTGTCCAGTCTGCTGACGCCATATGGCAACAATTATGATGTGCTGATCGCGGGCTCCGTTTTGGCTATTTTACCGATTCTGGTCGTGTTTCTATTCTTCCAGCGTTACTTTATTGAAGGAATGACGGCAGGTGGAGTAAAAGGGTAA
- a CDS encoding alpha/beta hydrolase — MKHVFRKGNDPQAPVILLLHGTGGNEQDLIPLAEMVAAGASVLGVRGNVLENGMPRFFRRLAEGVFDIEDLVFRTKELSEFVDTAAEQYDFDRNNVVALGYSNGANIAASMLFHDAKALRGAILHHAMVPLRGLDLPELNGVPVFLSSGENDPIVPTSESRELQALLEGAGAQVEAYWERNGHQLTRTEAAAAGQWFGKHFNV; from the coding sequence ATGAAACACGTCTTTCGTAAAGGAAATGATCCGCAAGCCCCGGTTATTTTGCTGTTGCATGGTACAGGCGGGAATGAACAAGACTTAATACCTTTGGCTGAGATGGTAGCAGCGGGAGCTTCTGTGTTAGGCGTAAGAGGAAATGTGCTGGAAAATGGGATGCCGCGTTTCTTTCGCCGTTTGGCAGAAGGAGTGTTCGACATTGAGGATCTCGTATTTCGTACCAAAGAACTGAGCGAATTTGTGGACACAGCTGCAGAGCAATACGATTTTGACCGTAATAACGTGGTGGCTCTGGGCTATTCCAATGGTGCAAACATAGCCGCCAGCATGCTCTTTCACGATGCAAAAGCGTTACGCGGAGCTATTTTGCACCATGCAATGGTGCCGTTGCGTGGGCTGGACTTGCCTGAATTGAACGGTGTCCCTGTATTTCTGTCTTCCGGTGAAAATGACCCGATTGTTCCGACTTCGGAATCCCGGGAGCTGCAAGCATTGTTGGAGGGAGCCGGAGCGCAGGTGGAAGCATATTGGGAACGCAATGGTCATCAATTGACCCGTACAGAAGCTGCCGCCGCAGGCCAATGGTTTGGAAAGCATTTTAATGTATAA
- a CDS encoding ABC transporter substrate-binding protein: protein MLLRRKSMALMFMAVVLMAGLLQGCSFKTDEKEGPGTELVLWTFNELHEKFFLQMADQWNQQHPDELINLKANTFPYDNHHSKLSIALQSGVGAPDIADIEVNKIGNFLKGIPQLVPLNPVIDPEINNIVPSRVQIYGKDGKYYGIDFHVGAEVMYYNKEIMDQAGVNPDSIVTWADYAAAGKQVLAKTGKPMATLETNDLWSYWPMISQQNSDFLDDKGELTLDNETNIKTLEFLQQMVKDKVAIPSPGGGHHMEEYYGFMNKGGAASVWMPMWYMGRFTDYMPDLKGKIIIRPMPAWEKGGYRSAGMGGTGTVVTNQSEHQDLAMRFLAFAKLSKQGNVEIWKQLGFDPIRSEVWTMPEAKAKNKFTEYFGTNIFDTLIEVKDEINAVHIGPKTPDIASAVRNKILYRTLQSGEDPATVLHELADELR, encoded by the coding sequence ATGCTGCTGCGAAGAAAAAGCATGGCTTTGATGTTTATGGCGGTGGTTTTGATGGCTGGACTGCTGCAAGGCTGTTCTTTCAAGACCGATGAAAAGGAAGGGCCGGGAACAGAACTTGTATTATGGACGTTCAATGAACTGCATGAGAAGTTTTTTCTGCAAATGGCTGATCAATGGAACCAACAGCACCCTGATGAATTGATTAATTTGAAAGCGAATACATTTCCTTATGACAACCATCACAGCAAGCTGTCGATTGCGCTGCAATCGGGGGTGGGAGCGCCGGATATCGCGGATATCGAGGTGAACAAGATCGGTAATTTCCTCAAAGGGATACCGCAACTGGTCCCGCTCAATCCGGTGATTGACCCCGAGATCAATAACATTGTACCTTCCAGAGTACAGATTTACGGCAAAGACGGTAAATATTACGGCATTGACTTCCACGTCGGGGCCGAAGTGATGTATTACAATAAAGAGATTATGGATCAGGCGGGGGTAAACCCGGATTCCATCGTCACCTGGGCAGACTATGCTGCTGCAGGCAAGCAAGTACTTGCGAAAACAGGCAAGCCAATGGCGACCTTAGAAACGAATGACCTGTGGAGCTATTGGCCGATGATCTCCCAGCAAAATTCAGATTTTCTGGATGACAAAGGCGAGTTGACGTTGGATAACGAAACCAATATTAAAACACTTGAGTTTCTTCAACAGATGGTAAAAGACAAAGTCGCTATTCCCTCACCGGGCGGCGGGCATCATATGGAGGAATACTACGGGTTTATGAACAAAGGCGGGGCTGCTTCGGTATGGATGCCGATGTGGTACATGGGGCGTTTTACGGATTACATGCCTGACCTGAAAGGTAAAATTATCATCAGACCCATGCCGGCGTGGGAAAAAGGCGGCTATCGCTCAGCGGGTATGGGCGGAACCGGAACGGTAGTCACGAACCAATCAGAGCACCAGGATCTGGCGATGCGTTTTCTAGCCTTTGCCAAGCTGTCCAAGCAAGGGAATGTGGAGATTTGGAAGCAGCTAGGGTTTGATCCCATCCGCAGTGAAGTGTGGACAATGCCGGAAGCCAAAGCCAAAAACAAATTTACGGAGTATTTCGGAACAAATATTTTTGACACGCTGATCGAAGTCAAAGATGAGATCAATGCGGTGCATATTGGACCGAAAACGCCTGACATCGCCAGTGCTGTACGCAATAAAATACTTTATCGGACACTACAGAGTGGCGAAGATCCAGCCACGGTGCTGCATGAGCTAGCAGATGAACTGAGATAG
- a CDS encoding carbohydrate ABC transporter permease, protein MATPVHTNANVPTGQPPKTQRPARSQWSRFIHSSRTAPYVFVLPFLLSFALFFAYPVISTVIMSFQEVLPGITTYVGLENYKDLINPTFGKAILNSVLYTLLTLVVLIPLPLVLAVLLNSPKMPGRGLFRSVMFIPALTSVVVAGTIFRLMFGELDGSLMNSLLGVFGLEPYKWLMNANTGFLALIVLALWRWLGVNMLYYMSGLQNIPPELYEAAQIDGASRFDSFWRITIPMLKPVTIYVFTISIYAGLSMFTESYMLWNGNNSPNDIGLTIVGYLYRQGLEQNSMGFGAAVGIVLLVFTLVLNLIQLKFFGMFRKED, encoded by the coding sequence ATGGCAACGCCCGTTCATACGAACGCTAATGTACCGACAGGTCAGCCGCCAAAAACTCAGCGTCCGGCCAGAAGCCAATGGAGCCGATTTATTCATTCCAGTCGTACGGCACCGTATGTGTTTGTCCTTCCATTTTTACTGTCCTTTGCGTTATTTTTTGCCTATCCGGTCATCTCGACGGTCATTATGAGCTTCCAGGAAGTCCTGCCAGGGATAACAACTTATGTTGGACTGGAAAATTATAAGGACTTAATCAATCCTACGTTTGGAAAGGCGATATTGAATAGCGTCCTGTACACGCTGCTTACACTGGTCGTGCTGATTCCTCTGCCGCTGGTATTGGCAGTATTGCTGAATTCGCCTAAAATGCCGGGCAGAGGGTTGTTTCGCTCCGTGATGTTTATACCTGCACTAACCTCGGTGGTGGTAGCAGGAACGATCTTCCGCCTCATGTTCGGGGAATTGGATGGTTCGCTGATGAACTCCCTGTTGGGGGTCTTCGGTCTGGAGCCGTATAAATGGCTAATGAACGCCAACACCGGCTTTTTAGCGTTGATCGTGCTGGCCTTGTGGAGATGGTTGGGCGTAAATATGCTGTACTACATGTCGGGACTCCAGAACATTCCCCCCGAGTTGTATGAAGCTGCGCAGATTGATGGAGCCAGTCGATTCGATTCATTTTGGCGGATTACGATTCCTATGCTGAAACCAGTGACGATCTACGTATTTACGATTAGCATTTATGCGGGGTTGTCCATGTTCACGGAAAGCTACATGTTGTGGAACGGAAATAACTCCCCGAACGATATTGGTTTAACGATTGTTGGCTATCTCTATCGCCAAGGTCTGGAGCAGAACAGTATGGGCTTCGGAGCTGCGGTGGGCATTGTATTGCTCGTATTTACACTCGTGCTGAACCTGATCCAGCTCAAATTTTTCGGCATGTTCCGGAAGGAGGATTAA
- a CDS encoding ATP-binding protein, with the protein MRFQTKLIVFISLLVLVVTGLLGLSFRYMITSALYDEIGKRALTVANTLAVDAQVRDALERTETTQLRSRINEAIKPVQASSGADFITIADRHLIRQWHVNPERIGTPMIDPMNDKVLQGQSLITESTGSLGPSIRAKTAVYDQQGKAIGLVSVGFLMTDVQQNIRTYTYAWLWLMVGALMIGILGSLIIAQRVRRALHGLDPVEIGRLYQEKQAIIESIGEGIIAVNSNGQITLANPQAARLIGLPPETSIYGCDLRHLTGVPDVLVDMLVADYTVEHSTMGPDQGQYIWNKEIEVQQRTVVVSRVPIQDRSGRIMGTVASLRDKTELLRMTQQLTEVKDYAEVLRSQTHEYANRLYLISGLIQLECYDEAVDFITQESEEYRVHRPIATALLPDSIIASLLIGKKKQALEKGILLHSDIKGAFSTQSPTLEWSFLASVVGNLLDNAMEAVAMSSISDGQVWFRLEETTEAIIVEVADNGSGISDDIQEKLFVRGASTKAEAGHGYGLALVLEYTERMGGSIEVHERPGGGSIFEVYIPLQRTDTSNDAKGDYAHE; encoded by the coding sequence GTGCGTTTTCAGACAAAACTTATAGTATTTATATCCCTTTTAGTACTGGTAGTTACCGGGCTGTTGGGATTATCCTTTCGATATATGATCACCTCCGCTCTATATGATGAAATCGGAAAAAGGGCGCTAACCGTCGCCAATACCCTCGCCGTAGATGCGCAGGTCAGAGACGCTCTGGAGCGGACCGAGACGACGCAATTGCGTTCGCGTATCAACGAGGCCATAAAGCCCGTCCAAGCCAGCAGCGGAGCTGATTTTATTACTATTGCTGATCGTCATCTCATCCGGCAGTGGCATGTAAACCCGGAGCGCATCGGCACGCCTATGATAGACCCCATGAATGATAAGGTACTGCAAGGGCAGTCCTTGATCACTGAATCGACGGGCTCTCTTGGACCGTCAATACGCGCCAAAACAGCCGTTTATGATCAGCAAGGTAAGGCCATCGGGCTCGTCTCTGTAGGTTTTTTAATGACAGATGTGCAGCAAAATATTCGTACATACACATATGCATGGCTCTGGTTAATGGTGGGTGCTCTGATGATCGGCATATTGGGAAGCCTGATTATAGCGCAACGGGTACGCCGCGCACTGCATGGACTGGATCCAGTGGAGATCGGACGGTTGTACCAGGAAAAGCAAGCCATTATTGAGTCCATCGGCGAAGGGATTATCGCGGTAAATAGTAACGGACAAATCACACTTGCCAATCCACAGGCAGCTCGTTTGATCGGACTCCCACCGGAAACCTCTATCTACGGATGCGACCTTCGTCACTTGACTGGTGTTCCGGATGTACTGGTTGATATGCTTGTTGCCGATTACACAGTAGAGCATTCAACGATGGGGCCAGATCAGGGACAGTACATATGGAATAAGGAAATTGAGGTCCAGCAGCGAACTGTAGTCGTCAGCCGTGTGCCGATCCAGGATCGTTCCGGTCGCATCATGGGAACAGTTGCCAGTCTGCGTGACAAGACCGAACTGCTCCGAATGACACAACAGTTGACAGAGGTCAAAGATTATGCGGAAGTACTGCGATCACAAACACACGAATACGCCAATCGGCTGTATCTCATATCCGGCCTGATTCAGTTGGAGTGTTATGACGAAGCGGTGGACTTTATCACCCAGGAATCAGAGGAATATCGTGTACACAGGCCGATTGCCACTGCTCTCCTGCCCGATTCAATCATCGCCAGCCTACTGATCGGCAAGAAGAAACAGGCGCTGGAAAAAGGGATCTTACTCCATTCTGATATTAAAGGAGCATTCTCAACCCAGTCTCCTACGTTGGAGTGGTCCTTTCTCGCTTCCGTAGTCGGAAACCTGCTGGACAATGCCATGGAAGCTGTTGCGATGTCCTCCATCTCTGACGGACAGGTCTGGTTCCGGCTTGAAGAAACGACTGAAGCCATCATCGTCGAAGTTGCAGATAACGGATCGGGAATTTCGGACGATATCCAAGAAAAGCTGTTTGTCAGAGGAGCTTCGACCAAAGCAGAAGCTGGACATGGATATGGCCTTGCTCTCGTGCTGGAGTACACTGAACGAATGGGCGGCTCTATAGAAGTACACGAACGGCCTGGTGGTGGAAGTATTTTTGAGGTATACATTCCTTTACAAAGAACTGATACGAGTAATGATGCAAAAGGAGATTACGCCCATGAATGA
- the tlp gene encoding small acid-soluble spore protein Tlp, giving the protein MAKPDNRADNVEHLQQSIQNTQQNLREAEGYLNEFSSEISNEERQQIEEKNNRRKESIRSFREEVKDEAAHSQE; this is encoded by the coding sequence ATGGCAAAACCGGATAATCGAGCCGATAATGTTGAACACTTGCAACAAAGTATTCAGAACACACAGCAGAACCTGCGTGAAGCTGAAGGATATCTAAATGAATTTTCCTCTGAAATCAGCAACGAGGAGCGTCAGCAGATCGAAGAAAAAAATAATCGTCGTAAAGAAAGTATTAGATCATTTCGCGAAGAAGTGAAGGACGAAGCAGCTCATTCCCAAGAGTAG
- a CDS encoding ABC transporter substrate-binding protein: MATPKQPLCTGMLLAVILALLTVIMAGCGSQSQDNSAAAPQATGDTRMIKHEMGETKVTGTPKRIVTLEFSFVDATTQLGVTPVGIAQENDDDIDGLLGKKIDFTPVGTRKQPNLETISSLKPDLIIADLNRHKSIYKELSEIAPTIVLKSRNSSYEQNLASFSVIADALGEKEKGEQILAAHKATMEKLKEGIKAGEPRSVLLGVFRSDSLSAHGASSFDGQLLEQAGIHNALQNTSEPTVKLTLEQISQADPDVIFLVEADEKLIAEWKQNPLWQNITAVKKGEVYEVNRALWTRYRGLGSAEKILEQAISLLYPAQSKGDGSH; encoded by the coding sequence ATGGCAACACCGAAACAACCACTGTGCACAGGCATGCTGCTTGCAGTGATCCTGGCACTACTGACGGTCATTATGGCGGGATGTGGAAGCCAGTCACAAGATAACAGCGCAGCAGCACCTCAAGCAACAGGCGACACTCGAATGATTAAACATGAGATGGGAGAAACCAAAGTTACGGGTACACCCAAAAGAATCGTAACCTTGGAATTCTCTTTTGTCGATGCTACAACCCAACTGGGCGTAACACCTGTCGGCATAGCTCAGGAAAATGACGATGATATTGATGGGCTGCTCGGCAAGAAAATCGACTTCACACCAGTAGGCACGCGCAAACAGCCCAACCTGGAGACGATCAGCTCCTTGAAGCCGGATTTGATTATTGCCGATCTGAATCGTCATAAAAGCATATACAAAGAACTAAGCGAGATTGCTCCGACCATTGTTCTAAAGAGCCGAAATTCCTCCTATGAACAAAACCTGGCATCCTTCAGTGTCATCGCCGATGCGTTGGGTGAGAAGGAAAAAGGCGAGCAAATTCTCGCGGCGCATAAAGCTACAATGGAAAAGTTGAAAGAAGGCATCAAAGCTGGTGAGCCACGCAGCGTATTGCTAGGGGTATTCCGTTCTGATTCACTATCGGCTCACGGCGCTTCATCCTTTGATGGACAACTGCTGGAGCAAGCAGGTATCCACAACGCCCTTCAAAATACAAGCGAACCTACCGTCAAGCTTACGCTTGAACAGATTTCACAAGCGGATCCTGATGTGATCTTTTTGGTGGAAGCCGACGAGAAGCTGATTGCGGAATGGAAGCAAAACCCGCTTTGGCAAAACATTACAGCCGTCAAAAAAGGGGAAGTTTACGAAGTAAACCGGGCACTATGGACCCGGTACCGTGGACTCGGCTCAGCCGAGAAAATACTGGAGCAAGCCATTTCGCTTCTGTATCCCGCGCAAAGTAAAGGAGACGGCTCCCATTGA
- a CDS encoding autorepressor SdpR family transcription factor, which translates to MNDAFKALADPTRRTILQLLKEKSMSAGEVAEHFQISKPSISHHLNILKQAGLVLDERQGQNIIYTLHTTVVADVIGWMFSIAHSDTPARKNVNHIKDGEESE; encoded by the coding sequence TTGAACGATGCCTTCAAAGCTTTGGCTGATCCGACCCGGCGTACAATCTTGCAGCTTTTAAAGGAAAAAAGCATGAGCGCAGGCGAAGTAGCTGAACATTTTCAAATTAGCAAACCCAGCATCTCCCACCATCTCAATATCCTAAAGCAGGCTGGGCTGGTGCTGGATGAACGACAGGGGCAAAACATTATATACACCCTGCATACAACGGTTGTGGCGGATGTCATCGGTTGGATGTTCAGTATAGCCCACTCCGATACCCCTGCCAGGAAAAATGTGAATCATATTAAGGATGGGGAGGAATCTGAATGA
- a CDS encoding aldo/keto reductase, with translation MGNIADTTVLNNGVQMPWLGFGTYKAEGNEVYEAVKTAIEVGYRHIDTAAIYGNEELVGQAIRDSGAARENLFVTTKLWNQDQGYDSTLRAFEESRKRLGLDIIDLYLIHWPGKDKYKETWKAFERLYEEGSVRAIGVSNFQVHHLEDLLQDSNMVPVINQVELHPRLTQQELHQYCREHQIQLESWSPLMKGKLTEQADIVEIAAKYGKTSSQVILRWHLDRGIVTIPKSVTAHRIRENADLFDFELTTEDIDRINGLHLDERVGIHPDKLLF, from the coding sequence ATGGGGAACATTGCAGATACAACTGTACTGAATAACGGAGTTCAGATGCCTTGGCTTGGTTTTGGTACCTACAAGGCGGAAGGTAATGAGGTCTACGAAGCGGTCAAAACAGCTATTGAGGTCGGTTACCGTCACATTGATACAGCGGCGATCTACGGCAACGAGGAACTGGTTGGACAAGCCATTCGTGATAGTGGAGCGGCTAGAGAAAATCTGTTTGTAACCACCAAGCTATGGAATCAGGATCAGGGCTACGATTCAACACTGCGTGCCTTTGAGGAAAGTCGTAAACGGCTGGGTCTGGATATCATTGATCTGTATCTCATTCATTGGCCTGGTAAGGATAAGTACAAGGAAACCTGGAAAGCATTTGAACGCTTGTATGAAGAAGGAAGCGTACGCGCTATCGGCGTTAGTAACTTCCAAGTTCACCATCTCGAAGACCTCCTCCAAGATAGCAACATGGTTCCTGTCATCAATCAAGTGGAGCTTCACCCACGTCTGACACAACAAGAGCTGCATCAATACTGCCGGGAGCACCAGATTCAGCTAGAATCGTGGAGCCCGCTGATGAAGGGGAAATTAACCGAGCAAGCGGACATCGTTGAGATTGCTGCCAAATACGGTAAAACCTCTTCGCAGGTCATTTTGCGTTGGCATCTGGATCGGGGGATTGTGACGATTCCCAAATCGGTAACCGCGCATCGTATTCGCGAAAATGCTGATTTATTCGATTTTGAACTAACGACTGAGGATATTGACCGAATTAATGGTCTTCATCTGGATGAGCGTGTAGGCATCCATCCCGATAAGCTGTTGTTTTAA
- a CDS encoding putative quinol monooxygenase: MIIIHADMKVLPEKRETFLQQTKGLISASQAEEGNVRYTLMQDLNDPNAFTMVEEWKDAAAVDFHNNSAHFQAFVAAAKELLAAPLQVNAFQDATKL, translated from the coding sequence ATGATTATTATTCATGCCGATATGAAAGTTTTACCTGAGAAAAGAGAAACTTTTTTGCAACAAACCAAAGGGCTGATCAGCGCATCCCAAGCTGAAGAAGGCAATGTACGTTACACGTTAATGCAGGATCTGAATGATCCCAACGCATTTACGATGGTTGAAGAGTGGAAAGATGCTGCTGCTGTAGATTTCCATAATAATTCTGCCCATTTCCAGGCATTTGTTGCCGCCGCTAAAGAATTGTTGGCTGCTCCGCTTCAAGTGAATGCTTTTCAGGATGCAACTAAACTGTAA
- a CDS encoding response regulator codes for MNERVLSDIEVLIIEDDPRIAEINRRFIEKVDGFTVCAIATNEFEAKLQLDVLRPPLVVLDVYFPDTDGLTLLSFIKQHYPGTDVVMLTAAKEAETVVQAVRAGVFDFIVKPLVFERLRATLKEYARFRRQVTTWQEEQSTVEQSEIDSLLQSVGTGRMAGNGVGELWAKGIDKVTCDKVLDLLNRRGEVTTGTVGIELGMSRSTARRYLEYLVESGDAHHDQVYGTVGRPERIYRRQRGDA; via the coding sequence ATGAATGAGCGGGTTTTATCGGACATTGAGGTTCTTATTATTGAAGATGATCCGCGAATTGCGGAGATTAACCGCCGATTTATTGAAAAGGTGGATGGGTTCACCGTATGTGCAATCGCGACAAACGAATTTGAGGCAAAACTTCAACTGGACGTACTTCGTCCTCCTCTAGTCGTGCTGGATGTTTATTTTCCTGATACGGATGGTCTAACCCTGCTATCGTTCATCAAGCAACACTATCCGGGTACAGATGTTGTTATGCTGACTGCCGCCAAAGAAGCTGAAACAGTGGTACAAGCCGTTCGTGCAGGCGTGTTTGATTTTATCGTGAAGCCGCTTGTATTTGAGAGATTGCGTGCTACCTTGAAGGAATACGCCCGGTTTCGGCGACAAGTCACAACATGGCAGGAAGAACAATCCACGGTGGAGCAATCGGAAATTGACAGTTTGCTTCAAAGCGTGGGCACCGGTCGGATGGCAGGGAACGGAGTTGGAGAACTATGGGCCAAAGGCATCGATAAAGTGACTTGCGACAAAGTGCTAGATCTCCTGAATCGACGGGGTGAGGTGACTACAGGTACAGTGGGAATTGAGCTGGGTATGAGCCGTTCTACAGCCAGAAGGTATCTGGAGTACTTAGTGGAAAGTGGCGATGCGCACCACGATCAGGTGTACGGAACCGTTGGCAGACCAGAGCGTATCTATCGCCGACAGCGGGGAGATGCATAA